One window of the Candidatus Zixiibacteriota bacterium genome contains the following:
- the cheB gene encoding fused chemotaxis regulator; protein-glutamate methylesterase in two-component regulatory system with CheA (Evidence 2a : Function from experimental evidences in other organisms; PubMedId : 3280143, 3510184, 9687492; Product type r : regulator), with protein MSIKVLVVDDSAVVRKIFSTELSRDPQIEVVGTAPDPYIARDKIVALQPDVLTLDVEMPRMDGITFLKRLMKHYPVPTVVVSSLTTKGGELAMEALDAGAVDIMCKPGASYSVGDMSVELIEKIKAAAQVKLSKRAEVAAGSKSAKRLSLSKTTNKVIAIGASTGGTQALQAVLSTLPANTAGIMVVQHMPENFTRSFASRLNEVCDMEVKEAADGDSVMPGRVLIAPGNFHMMLARSGASYYARVSSGPLVNRHRPSVEVLFKSVAKYAGANAVGVIMTGMGADGAEGILEMKKNGAYTIAQDESSCVVFGMPKEAIKLGGIEKVDPLDKIPGEILAHL; from the coding sequence ATGAGCATCAAGGTACTGGTTGTTGACGATTCGGCGGTGGTCCGCAAAATATTCTCAACCGAATTGAGCCGCGATCCGCAGATAGAAGTGGTCGGGACCGCTCCCGATCCGTACATAGCGCGCGATAAAATCGTGGCCCTGCAACCGGATGTCCTTACGCTCGATGTGGAAATGCCACGGATGGACGGCATCACCTTCCTTAAGCGCCTGATGAAACATTACCCGGTCCCCACCGTGGTCGTTTCATCCCTGACCACCAAAGGCGGGGAACTGGCGATGGAAGCGCTCGATGCCGGCGCCGTGGATATTATGTGCAAACCGGGGGCTTCTTATTCGGTCGGCGATATGTCCGTCGAACTTATAGAAAAAATCAAGGCCGCGGCACAGGTGAAATTATCCAAAAGAGCCGAAGTTGCGGCCGGCTCCAAATCCGCCAAACGCCTGTCGCTGAGCAAAACCACCAATAAAGTAATTGCCATCGGCGCCTCGACCGGGGGAACTCAGGCCCTGCAGGCCGTCCTTTCAACTCTGCCGGCCAATACCGCCGGCATTATGGTGGTTCAGCATATGCCGGAAAATTTCACCCGTTCCTTCGCTAGTCGGCTCAATGAAGTTTGCGATATGGAAGTGAAAGAGGCCGCGGATGGCGATTCTGTCATGCCGGGACGGGTCCTGATCGCACCGGGCAATTTCCATATGATGCTCGCCCGCTCGGGGGCTTCCTACTACGCCCGCGTCTCCTCGGGACCGCTGGTGAACCGTCATCGGCCCTCCGTCGAGGTCCTTTTCAAATCGGTCGCCAAATACGCCGGGGCCAATGCCGTCGGTGTCATCATGACCGGAATGGGCGCCGACGGCGCCGAAGGTATCCTTGAAATGAAGAAAAACGGCGCCTATACCATTGCGCAGGATGAATCGTCATGCGTCGTCTTCGGCATGCCCAAAGAAGCCATAAAACTCGGGGGCATCGAAAAAGTCGACCCTCTCGATAAAATTCCCGGGGAAATCCTCGCACATCTCTGA
- the cheD gene encoding putative chemoreceptor glutamine deamidase CheD 1 (Evidence 3 : Putative function from multiple computational evidences), with amino-acid sequence MSLIVVGISDIQVSSNPGDVLITYSLGSCIGLTAYDPIAKVGGMIHYMLPLSKISPEKAEAKPGMFADTGVPLLLKGIIARGAAKSRLIVKAAGGSQLMDQNKVFNIGERNFLILRKILWKNNILINSSDVGGMLSRTMRFELDTGLVTIKSSHGENEL; translated from the coding sequence ATGTCCTTGATAGTTGTTGGAATATCGGACATTCAGGTTTCTTCCAATCCTGGCGATGTGCTGATCACATATTCGCTTGGCTCCTGCATTGGTTTGACGGCCTACGATCCGATCGCTAAAGTGGGCGGAATGATCCACTACATGCTCCCCCTGTCAAAAATATCTCCCGAAAAAGCCGAGGCCAAACCCGGTATGTTTGCCGATACCGGTGTCCCGTTGCTTTTGAAAGGTATTATTGCCAGGGGAGCCGCCAAGAGCCGCCTTATAGTCAAAGCCGCCGGCGGTTCGCAGTTGATGGATCAGAATAAAGTCTTCAATATCGGCGAGCGTAATTTCCTGATTCTCAGGAAAATCTTATGGAAAAACAATATTTTGATAAATTCCAGTGATGTGGGCGGGATGCTGTCGCGAACCATGCGGTTTGAATTGGATACCGGTCTGGTCACGATTAAATCGTCACATGGGGAGAACGAATTATGA
- the cheY gene encoding chemotaxis regulator transmitting signal to flagellar motor component (Evidence 2a : Function from experimental evidences in other organisms; PubMedId : 10731410, 10748173, 11023787, 11359578, 1390767, 1869568, 2689446, 3280143, 3510184, 6090423, 8176739, 8354264, 9437425, 9560203, 9636149, 9687492, 9761838, 9761905; Product type r : regulator), with the protein MQVLIVDDSQIMRKIIIGALKKCGVNDIIEASNGLEAIETLGKQADIGLVLMDWNMPTMTGIEAVKKIRSASIKTPVVMVTTEAEKEKVIEAIKSGANDYLIKPFSPKDIQSKLEKFLQS; encoded by the coding sequence ATGCAAGTGCTTATAGTCGATGATTCTCAGATAATGAGGAAAATCATCATAGGGGCTCTAAAAAAGTGCGGCGTCAACGATATCATCGAGGCCTCTAACGGGTTGGAGGCGATTGAGACTCTGGGCAAACAGGCCGATATCGGTCTTGTTTTGATGGATTGGAACATGCCGACCATGACCGGGATCGAAGCCGTCAAAAAGATTCGTTCCGCCAGTATCAAGACTCCCGTCGTGATGGTCACGACCGAGGCCGAAAAAGAAAAGGTCATCGAGGCGATAAAATCCGGGGCGAATGATTACCTGATAAAGCCGTTCAGTCCCAAGGATATCCAATCGAAGTTGGAAAAATTTCTGCAGTCATGA
- a CDS encoding putative HDIG domain protein (Evidence 3 : Putative function from multiple computational evidences) has translation MKTKEKIISGISSFPTLPVMVNRLLAVLGDPESAAKEISRIIQIDPALTANVLKAANSSFLGFNRPVTSLAEATFRLGTKWIYQIALSSLIYSNLKKPAPGYDLSSEGLWRHSTAVAIMSESLCTLSGIRDAGTIYTAGLLHDIGKIAMSEFVAGKFDEIQELVNQRKLTFEEAELEILGIDHSEVGAIISEHWHFPELIVNSIRWHHNPDSAPQIDPSLDIVHVADSVCLMEGFGLGRDDLQYRLNENSINRLSLSVTTIELAISQTILMMEQMENLFKEIPSTEAVRR, from the coding sequence ATGAAAACCAAAGAGAAAATTATATCCGGGATTTCATCCTTTCCGACTCTTCCCGTGATGGTCAACAGGCTCCTGGCTGTGCTCGGCGATCCCGAGTCGGCCGCCAAGGAAATATCCCGTATTATTCAAATTGACCCGGCCCTGACGGCCAATGTCCTTAAAGCGGCCAACTCCTCTTTTCTCGGGTTCAACCGCCCGGTGACCTCGCTGGCCGAAGCCACATTTCGTCTGGGAACGAAATGGATTTATCAAATTGCCCTGTCATCGCTGATATATTCCAATCTGAAGAAGCCCGCACCGGGATACGATCTGTCCAGCGAAGGACTCTGGCGGCATTCCACCGCGGTGGCGATCATGTCCGAGTCTCTCTGTACCTTGTCGGGGATTCGCGATGCCGGCACGATCTATACCGCCGGCCTCCTTCACGACATCGGCAAAATCGCCATGAGCGAATTCGTGGCGGGGAAATTTGATGAAATCCAGGAACTTGTCAATCAACGAAAATTGACTTTCGAAGAGGCCGAACTTGAGATTCTGGGAATCGACCATTCCGAGGTCGGGGCCATTATCTCCGAACACTGGCATTTCCCTGAATTGATCGTCAATAGCATTCGCTGGCACCATAATCCCGATTCCGCCCCGCAAATCGATCCCTCCCTTGATATTGTTCATGTCGCCGACTCCGTCTGCCTCATGGAGGGCTTCGGGCTGGGACGGGACGATCTGCAATATCGATTGAATGAAAATTCTATAAATAGATTGAGTCTTTCGGTGACGACTATTGAACTGGCCATCAGTCAAACCATACTGATGATGGAGCAAATGGAAAACTTGTTTAAGGAAATTCCGTCCACCGAAGCCGTCAGGAGATGA
- a CDS encoding conserved exported hypothetical protein (Evidence 4 : Unknown function but conserved in other organisms), with protein sequence MTRRIVWSLIAIALIIMAGSVLAGDKPSVDLKWYGYFKFDGAYDRNMTSHGNFVMWVQPETQPGHDNQFNMTANETRFGITATGVNYNNVKVSGKLEFDLYASITGATIAENKAMLQLRHAYFSVESNHWKMIAGQTWDLISPLNPSTLNYSVLWGVGNIGYRRPQLSVWYNFKSGKTTDFTIASGVFRTIGTDLTPTFTLALGETAEGADDGTDAAIPSFQGLIDIKHTLASGGQIRGGVSALTGRLQAETNQGHVQKYKSWVVAGHLLINPTKNYGFSGEVHKGSNLGSYFGNILRSSEVNGSADFGGWVSAWVQAAPKTQLSAGYGMDDPDNTDFASGRSRNSCVYGNVRYQLVPQVTVGLELSNWVTNYKNAEPVKDLRVQSSFILGF encoded by the coding sequence ATGACCAGAAGAATAGTTTGGTCCCTAATAGCCATCGCCCTCATAATTATGGCCGGATCGGTTCTGGCCGGCGACAAACCGTCGGTCGATCTGAAATGGTACGGCTATTTCAAGTTCGATGGGGCGTATGACCGTAACATGACCAGTCACGGGAACTTCGTGATGTGGGTACAGCCGGAAACACAGCCGGGTCATGACAATCAATTTAACATGACGGCCAATGAGACCCGCTTCGGCATCACCGCCACCGGGGTCAATTATAATAATGTGAAAGTAAGCGGTAAATTGGAATTCGACCTTTATGCCAGCATTACCGGCGCTACTATTGCCGAAAACAAAGCCATGCTGCAGTTGCGTCATGCTTATTTCTCGGTCGAGTCGAACCACTGGAAAATGATCGCCGGTCAGACCTGGGATCTTATTTCTCCTCTGAATCCGTCAACCCTCAATTATTCGGTTCTCTGGGGCGTCGGCAATATCGGCTATCGCCGCCCGCAGTTAAGCGTCTGGTACAATTTCAAATCGGGTAAAACGACCGATTTTACCATCGCCTCCGGCGTGTTCCGGACCATCGGAACCGATTTAACTCCGACCTTTACTCTGGCTCTGGGCGAAACGGCCGAGGGTGCCGATGACGGTACCGATGCCGCTATTCCTTCCTTCCAGGGTTTGATTGATATCAAGCATACTTTGGCCTCCGGCGGACAGATCCGCGGCGGTGTTTCGGCGCTGACCGGAAGACTGCAGGCCGAAACCAATCAGGGCCATGTTCAGAAATATAAAAGCTGGGTCGTTGCCGGGCATCTTTTGATCAATCCTACCAAGAATTATGGTTTCTCCGGCGAGGTTCACAAGGGTTCCAATCTGGGAAGTTACTTCGGAAATATCCTGAGAAGCAGCGAAGTCAACGGCTCCGCCGATTTCGGCGGCTGGGTTTCGGCTTGGGTTCAAGCCGCGCCCAAAACGCAATTGTCGGCCGGTTACGGTATGGATGATCCCGATAACACCGATTTCGCCAGCGGCCGCTCCCGCAACAGTTGCGTCTATGGTAATGTCCGTTATCAGTTGGTACCTCAGGTTACGGTCGGGCTGGAACTGTCCAATTGGGTGACCAATTATAAGAATGCTGAACCGGTCAAGGACCTTCGCGTCCAATCATCATTCATTCTGGGGTTCTGA
- the cheW gene encoding Chemotaxis protein CheW, giving the protein MNDVRKSSENNKVANGKAAERAGKYLTFRLAAEEYGLEILKVREIIGLMDITKVPRTPQYIRGVINLRGKVIPVVDLRLKFDMDGKEDTEETCIIVVDVEGEHGSTLMGILVDAVSEVLDIQANEIEDTPVFGVGVDTRFILGIGKVRNTVKILLDIDRVLTNVDVSMLENVAAENTAAVTESVI; this is encoded by the coding sequence ATGAACGATGTGAGAAAAAGCAGTGAAAATAACAAAGTGGCCAATGGGAAGGCGGCCGAACGGGCTGGCAAATATCTCACTTTCAGACTGGCGGCTGAGGAATACGGCCTCGAAATTCTGAAGGTCCGGGAAATTATCGGATTAATGGATATCACCAAAGTTCCGCGCACCCCTCAATATATCCGGGGCGTCATCAATTTGCGCGGCAAGGTCATTCCCGTGGTTGACCTGCGCCTGAAATTCGATATGGATGGCAAGGAAGACACCGAAGAAACATGTATCATTGTCGTCGATGTCGAAGGTGAGCACGGCTCTACTCTGATGGGTATTCTGGTTGATGCCGTTTCGGAAGTGCTGGACATTCAGGCCAACGAGATCGAGGACACTCCGGTTTTTGGTGTCGGGGTCGATACTCGCTTCATCCTCGGGATCGGAAAAGTCCGAAACACGGTCAAGATTTTGCTCGATATCGACCGGGTCTTGACGAATGTCGATGTCTCGATGCTGGAAAACGTCGCGGCCGAAAATACTGCCGCTGTCACGGAATCAGTTATTTGA
- the cheY gene encoding Chemotaxis protein CheY homolog, whose amino-acid sequence MAYNILVVDDSKTIRSILVKTLGLTKLQINQVFEAANGQEALECLQANWIDLVLTDLNMPVMSGIELINAMAKDGMLKDIPVIVVSTDGSTTRIEELKEKGIREYIRKPFTPEAIGEIIDRILEAVNE is encoded by the coding sequence ATGGCATACAATATTCTTGTTGTCGATGATTCTAAAACGATAAGGTCCATTTTGGTGAAAACACTCGGGCTGACCAAACTTCAGATCAACCAGGTCTTCGAGGCCGCCAATGGCCAGGAAGCGCTGGAGTGTCTTCAGGCGAATTGGATCGATCTGGTCCTGACCGATCTCAATATGCCGGTCATGTCCGGCATCGAATTGATTAATGCCATGGCCAAAGACGGGATGCTCAAGGATATTCCCGTGATCGTGGTTTCCACCGACGGGAGTACGACCAGAATTGAGGAACTGAAGGAAAAGGGTATTCGCGAGTATATCCGCAAACCCTTCACGCCGGAGGCCATTGGAGAAATAATCGACCGAATTCTGGAGGCCGTCAATGAATGA
- a CDS encoding Chemotaxis protein methyltransferase produces the protein MKETTFNKIRDLVYERSGISLGDNKQALVRARIAKRMRFLNIADYAEYYHYAVEDTSGEEIQQMLEAISTNVTSFYREPSHFDFMRESIDSWMASGRKALRFWSAASSTGEEPYTMAIEILETIGNRPADIKILATDISSRVLEISVTGEYTEDKVAPVPKHLRTKYFTRHGQNGRHIYRVNDRLRDMIIFRQFNLSTPPYPIRKQLDMIFCRNVMIYFDRRVRSGLIHEFNRLLKPGGYLLVGHAESITGMSDGFRCVRPSIYLKV, from the coding sequence ATGAAAGAGACAACATTCAATAAGATTAGAGATCTTGTTTACGAGCGCAGTGGCATCTCTCTGGGCGACAACAAACAGGCGCTGGTCCGGGCTCGAATAGCCAAGCGGATGCGCTTCCTTAATATTGCCGACTATGCCGAATATTATCATTACGCCGTGGAAGATACCTCGGGCGAAGAAATTCAGCAGATGCTTGAGGCGATTTCCACCAATGTTACTTCCTTCTACCGGGAGCCGTCCCATTTTGACTTTATGCGCGAGTCCATTGATTCCTGGATGGCGTCCGGCAGGAAAGCTCTTCGTTTCTGGTCGGCCGCTTCTTCGACCGGCGAGGAACCGTACACTATGGCCATTGAAATCCTTGAAACCATAGGTAACCGGCCGGCCGATATAAAGATTCTTGCGACCGATATTTCATCGCGGGTCCTGGAGATTTCCGTGACCGGAGAATATACCGAAGACAAAGTGGCGCCGGTTCCCAAACATCTGCGGACGAAATATTTCACCCGCCACGGTCAAAATGGGCGGCATATTTATAGGGTCAACGACCGCCTGCGGGATATGATTATCTTCCGGCAATTCAATCTTTCGACCCCGCCGTACCCCATCAGGAAACAACTGGATATGATTTTCTGCCGCAATGTCATGATTTACTTTGACCGCCGGGTCCGTTCCGGCTTGATTCATGAATTCAATAGGCTATTGAAACCAGGGGGCTATTTATTGGTCGGCCATGCGGAAAGCATCACCGGTATGTCCGACGGTTTTCGGTGTGTCAGGCCTTCTATATATTTAAAGGTATAG
- a CDS encoding putative chemotaxis protein CheX (Evidence 3 : Putative function from multiple computational evidences), producing the protein MKAENINPFIESVSEVFQNMLDSKVETGTPTVDIDDKGAPDIIGVIGLSGTAQGIVALRLPVKTALSVIGKMVGTEFRGVDSSIIDGVGELVNIVAGNAKAKFRGHSISLSLPTVVRGSIYKLNNLSNTVWLTVPFDSAYGAFSVSVCFKPAVVSEKEAEHASAYSR; encoded by the coding sequence ATGAAAGCTGAAAACATCAATCCCTTTATCGAATCGGTCTCGGAAGTTTTTCAGAATATGCTTGACAGCAAAGTGGAGACCGGAACTCCGACCGTCGATATTGACGACAAAGGGGCCCCGGATATAATCGGTGTCATCGGGTTGTCCGGCACCGCCCAGGGTATCGTGGCCCTTCGCCTGCCGGTGAAGACTGCTCTGTCCGTTATCGGCAAGATGGTAGGAACGGAATTTCGCGGGGTCGATTCGTCCATAATTGATGGCGTTGGGGAATTGGTCAATATCGTGGCCGGAAACGCCAAGGCCAAATTTAGGGGACATTCCATCTCCCTCAGCCTGCCGACCGTCGTCCGCGGCAGCATATATAAACTGAACAACCTGTCCAACACCGTCTGGTTGACCGTGCCGTTTGACAGCGCTTACGGCGCCTTTTCCGTGTCCGTCTGCTTCAAACCGGCCGTCGTTTCCGAGAAGGAGGCAGAGCATGCAAGTGCTTATAGTCGATGA
- a CDS encoding hypothetical protein (Evidence 5 : Unknown function), giving the protein MTETAENKTAPVTAPFEIKIAGDGLSVLLSLDRSILQNGNWHGLVEEKMKEMGILSPPDWERADAVINESGQDRIVDIVVASGIPPVPSEDGRLEWTDDYFTAGYYVDPVTKRTDFHQKVEKTSVEKGQLLVRMIPSRPGKDGQDVYGLPIKVSRPHNIELRSGPNVLWDATENGYRAKTSGKVRLSGKILDVDEVFYVAGDIGLETGNIKHTGQIAVNGNIEANFKVEATGGVDVHGMLFASDINCGGNLTAREGINENNTKRVIVGGNTVAKYILNGVVECGGNVVVGTEIFQSFIKCCGEVRCDGRIVGGEIVSGQGITVNEAGSKANVKTTLVAGVNFTLMEKLKKNNEDIIGLKETIKKLSPILKKLKAGMAALTAAQKEGLMEIEFKITEADEEINSLEEQNKNIRKEIFANKDAYITILGTVYPGVTLRIFDSQYTVENALLGPIEARLDRMTAEIALSSELENRTEQT; this is encoded by the coding sequence GTGACGGAAACTGCTGAAAATAAGACTGCGCCGGTAACCGCGCCGTTCGAAATTAAAATTGCCGGGGATGGATTATCCGTTTTGCTCTCGTTGGATAGATCCATACTACAGAACGGCAACTGGCACGGTCTGGTCGAAGAAAAAATGAAAGAGATGGGAATATTAAGTCCTCCGGATTGGGAAAGGGCCGATGCCGTGATCAATGAATCCGGACAAGACCGAATTGTCGACATAGTTGTCGCTTCCGGAATCCCGCCGGTTCCCTCGGAAGACGGGCGCCTGGAATGGACCGATGATTATTTTACGGCCGGATATTATGTCGATCCCGTCACGAAGCGGACCGATTTCCATCAAAAGGTCGAAAAGACTTCTGTCGAAAAGGGCCAGCTTCTGGTCCGTATGATCCCCTCCCGTCCGGGAAAGGATGGACAGGATGTTTATGGTCTGCCGATTAAAGTCTCCCGCCCCCATAATATCGAACTGCGCTCCGGGCCCAATGTCCTGTGGGATGCCACTGAAAACGGCTATCGCGCCAAAACCTCGGGCAAGGTTCGCTTGAGCGGAAAAATCCTTGATGTCGATGAAGTCTTTTATGTCGCCGGCGACATCGGGCTCGAAACGGGCAATATAAAGCATACCGGGCAGATTGCGGTTAATGGCAACATTGAAGCCAATTTCAAGGTGGAGGCGACCGGCGGTGTCGACGTGCACGGAATGCTTTTTGCCAGCGATATCAACTGCGGCGGCAATCTCACCGCCCGCGAAGGAATCAACGAAAATAACACCAAGCGGGTCATTGTCGGCGGCAATACCGTAGCCAAATATATCCTCAATGGCGTCGTGGAATGCGGCGGTAATGTCGTCGTCGGTACGGAAATATTTCAATCATTCATAAAATGCTGCGGCGAAGTCCGCTGCGATGGCCGCATTGTCGGCGGGGAAATAGTCTCCGGACAGGGCATAACTGTAAACGAAGCCGGTTCGAAGGCCAATGTAAAAACTACCCTGGTCGCCGGTGTCAATTTTACTCTGATGGAAAAATTGAAAAAGAACAACGAAGACATAATCGGGTTGAAAGAGACAATTAAAAAATTATCGCCGATTCTGAAAAAACTCAAGGCCGGCATGGCGGCCCTGACTGCCGCCCAAAAAGAGGGCCTGATGGAGATAGAGTTCAAAATTACCGAAGCCGATGAAGAAATTAATTCTCTGGAAGAACAGAACAAAAATATCCGCAAAGAAATATTTGCCAATAAAGATGCCTATATCACCATCCTGGGGACCGTTTATCCCGGCGTCACCCTGAGGATATTTGACTCCCAGTACACGGTCGAAAATGCCCTCCTCGGGCCGATCGAGGCCCGTCTAGATCGCATGACCGCTGAAATTGCACTATCATCAGAACTTGAAAATAGAACGGAGCAAACATGA
- a CDS encoding hypothetical protein (Evidence 5 : Unknown function) produces MNESKQKEMLSDILCRVFEQTAFLFPEKVDLLEGMSLDEFEMLSINLKFAGDREGETTLIIPVDLCRELAANLLGEDPCDGTDREKCYDAAREMLNIITGQILTETFGEKALFNLSSPQTSELARDAFFAGYEQGDYVCCTVDDYPIFATMKLKEKIYEHQGTGC; encoded by the coding sequence ATGAATGAATCCAAACAAAAAGAAATGCTGAGCGACATCCTCTGCCGGGTCTTCGAACAAACCGCTTTCCTCTTCCCCGAAAAGGTCGACCTTCTGGAAGGGATGTCCCTGGATGAATTTGAAATGCTTTCCATCAATCTGAAGTTTGCCGGCGACAGGGAAGGCGAAACGACCCTGATTATCCCCGTTGACCTCTGCCGCGAATTGGCCGCCAATCTGCTGGGCGAGGATCCTTGCGACGGGACCGATCGCGAAAAGTGTTATGATGCGGCCCGGGAGATGCTCAATATTATTACCGGTCAGATACTGACAGAAACGTTCGGGGAGAAGGCCCTCTTCAATCTCTCTTCGCCGCAAACGTCGGAACTGGCGCGGGACGCCTTTTTCGCCGGCTATGAACAAGGGGACTATGTTTGTTGCACGGTGGACGATTATCCGATTTTCGCCACCATGAAATTGAAAGAGAAAATTTATGAGCATCAAGGTACTGGTTGTTGA
- a CDS encoding Cache domain family, whose protein sequence is MLNKFKLSTRIMLLGISIVVAFALVLSWIYPKFKARMFDAKYVKTQQVVEAAWGVVDEFVKMSKNGTMTVEDAKEKAKAVIKNMRYGDNEYYWINDLQARVLMHPIKTEMDNTDQTQYADPSGKRIFVEFADICRSKGAGFVDYSWPKPGFSKPVPKISYVKLQSDWGWVIGSGIYLDDVQAEMSSFFYTIFSVAAVIVVASLLISWLMAKSITRPVNRAIASLESGGEQVGSASEHISSASQSLAEATTEQASSLQETSSALEEMSSMTKQNAENAKQANILAAEASAAADKGARAMEGMSGAIQEIKHSSDETAKIIKVIDEIAFQTNLLALNAAVEAARAGEAGKGFAVVAEEVRNLAQRSAEAAKNTSSLIEGSQKNAENGVRATEEFIGILNDVTTSVKKVTDLIAEVSAASNEQAQGIEQVNAAVSQMDQVTQQNAANAEESASASEELSAQAQQLQAIVRELTMIVDGSTARQKVDTYNPSVNRTASTMPQSGVSKTRQVRERIHNMAEHHNEKMHRQAVPAKSAKKTTKAEEVIPLEKEEVAEF, encoded by the coding sequence ATGCTGAATAAATTTAAACTCTCAACTCGGATTATGCTGTTGGGAATATCTATCGTCGTGGCTTTCGCACTCGTTCTGAGCTGGATTTATCCCAAATTCAAAGCCAGGATGTTTGATGCCAAATATGTCAAGACACAGCAGGTCGTCGAAGCGGCCTGGGGTGTCGTCGATGAATTTGTCAAAATGAGCAAAAACGGGACCATGACCGTCGAGGACGCCAAAGAGAAAGCCAAAGCCGTAATCAAGAACATGCGCTACGGTGACAACGAGTATTATTGGATAAACGATCTTCAGGCCCGTGTCCTCATGCATCCCATAAAGACGGAAATGGACAACACCGACCAAACCCAGTATGCCGACCCGAGCGGTAAGCGGATATTTGTCGAATTTGCCGATATCTGCCGCAGCAAGGGGGCCGGTTTCGTCGATTACAGCTGGCCCAAGCCGGGTTTCAGCAAACCGGTGCCCAAGATTTCTTACGTGAAATTGCAGAGCGACTGGGGCTGGGTCATCGGTTCGGGTATTTATCTCGACGACGTGCAGGCCGAAATGTCCAGTTTCTTCTATACCATTTTCAGCGTCGCCGCCGTTATTGTCGTGGCCAGTCTGCTGATATCGTGGCTCATGGCCAAATCGATTACGCGGCCGGTCAATCGCGCTATCGCCTCTCTGGAAAGCGGCGGGGAACAGGTCGGTTCGGCCTCCGAGCATATCTCCTCGGCCAGCCAGTCGCTGGCGGAGGCTACAACCGAACAGGCCTCGTCTCTGCAGGAGACCTCATCGGCTCTCGAAGAGATGTCGAGCATGACTAAGCAGAACGCCGAAAATGCCAAGCAGGCCAACATCCTTGCGGCCGAAGCCAGCGCTGCCGCCGATAAAGGCGCCCGGGCAATGGAGGGAATGTCCGGTGCCATCCAGGAAATTAAGCATTCGTCTGACGAGACGGCCAAAATCATCAAGGTCATTGATGAAATTGCCTTCCAGACCAATCTCCTGGCCCTGAATGCGGCGGTCGAAGCGGCTCGCGCCGGTGAAGCCGGCAAAGGATTCGCCGTCGTCGCCGAAGAGGTCCGCAATCTGGCCCAGCGTTCCGCTGAAGCCGCCAAGAATACCAGTTCCTTGATTGAAGGTTCTCAGAAAAATGCCGAGAACGGCGTCCGCGCCACCGAGGAATTTATCGGCATTCTCAATGACGTGACGACTTCCGTAAAGAAAGTCACCGATCTCATTGCCGAGGTTTCCGCGGCCAGTAACGAACAGGCCCAGGGAATCGAACAGGTCAATGCGGCCGTGTCGCAGATGGATCAGGTGACTCAGCAGAACGCCGCCAATGCCGAGGAGTCGGCCTCCGCTAGTGAAGAACTCTCGGCTCAGGCCCAGCAGCTTCAGGCCATCGTCCGCGAACTGACTATGATCGTTGATGGCTCGACCGCCCGGCAGAAAGTCGATACCTACAATCCATCAGTCAATCGTACCGCATCGACAATGCCTCAGTCGGGCGTCAGCAAAACGCGGCAGGTCCGCGAACGAATTCATAATATGGCTGAACACCACAATGAAAAAATGCACCGTCAGGCGGTACCCGCCAAAAGTGCCAAAAAGACGACTAAAGCGGAAGAAGTGATACCGCTGGAAAAAGAAGAGGTCGCCGAATTCTAA